From Nitrospira sp., a single genomic window includes:
- a CDS encoding ATP-binding cassette domain-containing protein, translating to MLKLVGVTKMLGGQPVLRGIDLDVPEGKLTTIIGRSGEGKSVLLKHMIGLLQPDSGEVWVDGVEISRLRGHALNEVRKRFAMLFQGAALFDSLTVFENVAFPLRERLRMKGPDVASRVDEKLEQVGLAGMGHKFPAELSGGMRKRAGLARALVMQPEIILFDEPTTGLDPLMAKSIHDLITSMQRKFGFTAVMVSHEIPEIFGISDYIAMLKHGKIAVMAEPAEFQRTSDPEIREFISVGGTMPLTKVVSAG from the coding sequence ATGCTGAAGCTCGTCGGTGTGACAAAGATGTTGGGAGGACAACCGGTGCTGCGAGGTATCGACCTTGACGTACCAGAAGGGAAACTCACGACGATCATTGGACGCAGTGGGGAAGGCAAGAGCGTGTTGCTCAAGCACATGATCGGCTTGCTCCAGCCTGACTCTGGAGAAGTGTGGGTCGATGGAGTCGAGATTTCTCGGCTCCGCGGCCATGCACTCAATGAAGTGCGCAAACGGTTCGCGATGTTGTTTCAGGGCGCGGCGCTGTTCGATTCACTGACGGTTTTCGAAAACGTGGCCTTTCCACTCCGAGAACGACTTCGAATGAAAGGGCCGGATGTGGCCAGCCGTGTCGATGAAAAGCTGGAACAGGTAGGTTTGGCTGGAATGGGACACAAGTTTCCAGCGGAATTGAGCGGAGGGATGCGGAAACGTGCAGGTCTAGCCCGTGCGTTGGTGATGCAACCGGAGATTATCCTCTTCGACGAACCGACGACGGGGCTCGATCCGCTCATGGCCAAGTCAATCCATGATCTGATTACAAGCATGCAGCGGAAGTTTGGGTTTACCGCCGTGATGGTGAGCCATGAGATTCCAGAGATATTTGGGATTTCAGATTATATTGCGATGTTGAAACATGGGAAAATAGCCGTGATGGCAGAGCCGGCAGAATTTCAACGGACGTCTGATCCTGAAATCAGAGAATTCATTTCAGTTGGCGGGACGATGCCGCTCACCAAGGTGGTGTCTGCGGGCTAG
- the mlaD gene encoding outer membrane lipid asymmetry maintenance protein MlaD encodes MEKSRLELIVGVFVLVGIVCLGYLSIKLGKLELIGGDVYEVDALFNSATGLKSGAAVEVAGVEVGRVKAIRLKEDRAMVRLAVQNGTKLYSDTIASIKTRGIIGEKYLALSPGGGGDPLKPGDAIRDTESGLDLEELVSQYVHGKVN; translated from the coding sequence ATGGAGAAAAGCAGATTGGAGCTGATTGTCGGTGTGTTTGTGCTGGTTGGGATTGTCTGTCTGGGCTATCTCTCGATAAAACTTGGCAAGTTGGAACTCATCGGGGGAGATGTCTACGAAGTGGATGCGCTGTTCAATTCAGCCACAGGGCTGAAGTCCGGGGCGGCTGTGGAGGTTGCCGGCGTTGAGGTTGGCCGAGTCAAGGCAATCAGACTGAAAGAGGACCGGGCGATGGTGAGGCTGGCGGTTCAAAATGGGACGAAGCTCTATTCCGATACTATTGCCTCGATTAAAACTAGAGGGATCATCGGTGAAAAATACCTTGCGCTCTCGCCGGGAGGAGGGGGAGACCCTCTGAAACCGGGAGATGCCATTCGTGATACGGAATCAGGCCTCGACTTGGAGGAGTTGGTGAGTCAATACGTTCATGGTAAGGTCAACTAA
- a CDS encoding ABC transporter substrate-binding protein — MIAIGNTWTKWRGRSSWFTVLMMVICIGVVAVPGYAGPPTDSMKSTIDEVLRIVKEKELKQPAKSEERRHLLEKVVSARFDYTEMSRRALGAPWNQLTDQQKQEFVDLFQTLLTNSYADKVETYSGEGVQYLNERTEKEYAEVRTKVLSGKTEIPLDYRLVNKADDWRVYDVVVDGVSLVNNYRGQFTKILRASSYSDLVDQLRKKSDKLKAP; from the coding sequence ATGATAGCGATCGGAAATACGTGGACTAAGTGGAGAGGCCGCAGCTCGTGGTTCACGGTGCTTATGATGGTCATCTGCATCGGAGTGGTGGCGGTACCAGGGTATGCTGGGCCTCCTACCGATTCCATGAAATCGACGATCGATGAAGTGCTTCGTATTGTAAAGGAAAAGGAACTTAAGCAGCCGGCGAAGTCAGAGGAACGGCGACACCTACTTGAGAAGGTGGTGTCGGCTCGATTTGACTATACGGAAATGTCCAGACGGGCGCTTGGAGCTCCCTGGAACCAGCTGACTGATCAGCAAAAACAGGAATTTGTCGATCTCTTTCAGACGCTGCTGACTAATTCGTACGCGGACAAGGTCGAAACCTATTCTGGCGAAGGCGTGCAGTATCTCAATGAACGAACGGAGAAAGAGTACGCGGAAGTCAGGACCAAAGTGCTTTCGGGAAAGACGGAGATCCCGCTTGACTATCGCTTGGTCAATAAGGCAGATGATTGGCGGGTCTATGACGTCGTCGTGGACGGAGTCAGTCTGGTGAACAACTATCGCGGGCAGTTTACGAAGATTCTTCGTGCCTCTTCTTATTCAGATCTCGTCGATCAGCTCCGCAAAAAATCCGACAAGCTCAAGGCGCCATAA